The following proteins are co-located in the Paenibacillus sp. FSL H8-0079 genome:
- a CDS encoding GNAT family protein — protein MREIDYSQYFWQDDKVRLRALREEDWEDHYYNRFDTPARRLLECAVELPPTQVEAKSFTENFSDFSLTKGRIMFTIVNMDGENVGGVNLNSIDERNGTFSIGIQIDRDHRGKGYGTRAVRILLNYAFFERRLNKFNDYVLEGNEPSAAMMRKLGCVQEGVRRQVIYTDGKYQDLILFGLTKDEFMEKEDLV, from the coding sequence ATGAGAGAGATCGATTATAGTCAATATTTCTGGCAGGATGATAAGGTTAGATTGCGTGCTTTGCGTGAGGAAGATTGGGAGGATCATTATTATAACCGCTTTGATACACCTGCCCGTCGGTTATTGGAGTGTGCAGTAGAGTTGCCGCCAACCCAAGTTGAAGCGAAGAGTTTCACGGAAAACTTCTCTGATTTTTCTTTAACCAAAGGACGGATCATGTTTACAATTGTAAATATGGATGGTGAAAATGTCGGAGGTGTGAATCTGAATAGCATTGATGAAAGGAACGGTACCTTTAGCATTGGCATTCAAATTGACAGGGATCATCGGGGAAAAGGATACGGAACCAGAGCCGTTCGAATCTTGCTGAACTATGCTTTTTTCGAGCGCAGACTCAACAAATTCAATGATTATGTACTCGAAGGAAATGAACCTTCCGCAGCGATGATGAGAAAGCTTGGCTGTGTCCAGGAAGGCGTGCGTCGCCAGGTGATCTATACGGATGGAAAATACCAGGATCTGATCCTCTTTGGATTAACCAAAGATGAGTTTATGGAAAAAGAGGACCTTGTTTGA
- a CDS encoding GNAT family N-acetyltransferase, giving the protein MNQYVQNDELIINCKDIYLREYRLEDLEKLQEITWQPEVYESLPGWNATIEERALWLGEYEIPENQKFKQVVLAGEDIGELYLRMAIVLKENDEFIGWCCSGIKDELPAPNREIMYGISKDFRNRGYTTQAVKGMTEYLFEHTNVEVLNAIALITNQASNKVIQKCDFERGSSIEIENEKYNHYQLRKQQGQV; this is encoded by the coding sequence ATGAATCAATATGTACAAAACGATGAATTAATCATCAATTGCAAGGATATTTATTTGCGCGAGTATCGACTTGAGGATTTGGAGAAATTGCAGGAAATTACTTGGCAACCCGAGGTGTATGAGTCCCTACCAGGATGGAACGCTACGATTGAAGAGAGAGCCCTTTGGCTCGGCGAATATGAAATCCCTGAGAATCAGAAGTTTAAACAAGTTGTTTTGGCGGGAGAGGATATCGGAGAGTTATATTTACGTATGGCTATCGTACTCAAAGAAAATGATGAGTTCATAGGATGGTGCTGCTCAGGGATCAAGGACGAACTGCCAGCACCCAATCGGGAGATTATGTACGGTATTTCGAAAGATTTCAGAAACCGTGGCTATACAACCCAGGCAGTAAAAGGAATGACGGAGTATTTATTTGAACATACAAACGTTGAGGTGTTGAATGCCATCGCATTGATTACCAATCAAGCTTCTAATAAGGTAATACAGAAGTGTGATTTTGAACGGGGCAGCTCGATTGAGATCGAAAATGAAAAGTATAACCATTACCAACTGCGTAAGCAACAAGGTCAAGTTTAA
- a CDS encoding MerR family transcriptional regulator, producing MLTIGEVAKKVEVSIGAIRFYERKGLLKPAARSEQNNRLYSEDDLNWLVFIKCLRETGMSVEDIKKYYDQVNEGTSTLKERTQLIEDQKQKLLNDIKEKKAQLVHLDNKLERYYRGENY from the coding sequence ATGTTAACCATTGGAGAAGTAGCGAAAAAAGTCGAGGTCTCGATCGGAGCGATCCGCTTTTACGAAAGGAAGGGACTGTTGAAACCTGCTGCGCGAAGTGAGCAGAATAACCGTCTTTATTCGGAGGATGATCTGAACTGGCTGGTTTTTATCAAATGTCTTCGCGAAACCGGGATGAGTGTGGAAGACATCAAAAAGTATTATGACCAGGTAAATGAAGGTACCTCCACCCTGAAGGAAAGAACCCAACTGATTGAAGATCAAAAGCAAAAGTTGTTGAATGATATAAAGGAGAAAAAAGCGCAACTTGTTCATTTGGATAACAAACTGGAGCGCTATTATCGCGGAGAAAATTATTAA
- a CDS encoding SDR family NAD(P)-dependent oxidoreductase codes for MKKTVFVTGANKGIGYEIVKQLGEAGWKVILGARSIERGEAAVSELSSRGLDVEFVQIDMSDLKSIEQAADTVNKTYPTINLLINNAGMPGAFSQSFTDTREKDLRNAFEVNFFGTFRLNQRLFPLIKNNEGTIINVSTDMASLDHMQNAEFTLNAFDYNSSKTANSAMTLSMAYEVKNSRAQVFAVTPGFTSTDLNGNAEGGKSKEAGAAIIVGYATDGKRHNGEFLDENGVYPW; via the coding sequence ATGAAAAAGACTGTCTTTGTAACCGGAGCAAATAAAGGAATTGGATATGAAATTGTAAAGCAATTAGGTGAAGCAGGATGGAAAGTCATCCTTGGCGCACGAAGTATCGAACGGGGTGAAGCAGCTGTTTCCGAATTATCTTCCAGAGGATTAGACGTAGAATTTGTACAGATCGACATGAGTGACTTGAAAAGCATCGAGCAGGCAGCCGACACGGTTAACAAGACTTATCCCACAATAAACCTTTTGATCAATAACGCTGGTATGCCGGGTGCTTTCTCTCAGTCTTTTACGGATACCAGAGAGAAAGATCTGCGGAACGCCTTTGAAGTCAACTTTTTCGGCACCTTCCGTTTGAATCAGCGATTGTTCCCGTTAATCAAAAATAATGAAGGCACAATCATTAATGTATCAACCGACATGGCTTCTCTGGACCATATGCAAAATGCGGAATTTACGTTAAATGCCTTCGATTATAACTCATCCAAAACGGCCAACAGCGCCATGACACTTTCGATGGCTTATGAAGTGAAAAACAGCAGGGCTCAAGTCTTTGCGGTAACGCCCGGATTCACATCAACCGATCTTAACGGCAATGCCGAAGGCGGTAAATCAAAAGAAGCCGGCGCTGCAATTATCGTGGGCTATGCGACGGATGGTAAACGCCATAACGGAGAATTCCTTGATGAAAATGGCGTATACCCTTGGTAA
- a CDS encoding ATP-binding protein, translated as MNSLPKKNKLRLGRLQQWIWPRSLRSQLLSRSLFVLAGLLLLIGILQFWIMESFLYRNQAKTMEEQLMSMPPVWLGIQSRSGSSNNPFGGQAGNGSGNRVLFIPDRSLALFDNQGTFEDVFGEDGLNAPHLSTAEYQDITNELKEQKHIPYRIVTDSQGKEQLIVFASPGPRNRGLPMVQMGTATKPLRDLIIKQLLIFIMLSLLAMVAGLILYTKVLRRTLVPLSNMVNKVQQIDAGSLADRLPVVQGQEEVDQLALSFNGMLERLENSFEAERESKDQMQRFLSDASHELRTPLTSIHGFIEVLQRGAATNQDQLYKALDSMHGESVRINKLVEDLLLLTKLDQAPKQEQEVIQLDSLLLEMQPQLTMMAQRRSIHLDLTAAVHVLADPYKLKQVVLNLFHNAVQHTDPEHGAISITLYATHHKAELSVKDNGMGIEPEHLPHIFERFYRTSTSRSRKQGGAGLGLAITRSIVESYGGKITVRSQLGLGTEFMILMPLYKADV; from the coding sequence ATGAATTCGCTGCCTAAGAAAAATAAACTTCGTTTAGGACGTCTTCAGCAATGGATTTGGCCGCGTTCCCTGCGTTCGCAATTGCTCTCACGTTCTCTGTTCGTGCTTGCCGGGCTGTTATTGTTAATCGGTATTCTGCAATTCTGGATCATGGAAAGTTTTCTCTACCGGAATCAGGCAAAAACCATGGAAGAACAGCTCATGTCCATGCCCCCGGTTTGGCTCGGAATCCAGTCACGTAGCGGCTCTTCCAACAACCCTTTCGGTGGACAGGCAGGTAACGGGTCTGGCAATCGGGTATTGTTTATTCCTGACCGTTCACTTGCTCTGTTTGATAACCAAGGTACGTTCGAGGATGTTTTTGGGGAAGACGGTCTGAACGCCCCTCATCTCTCAACCGCTGAATATCAGGACATTACAAATGAGTTAAAAGAACAAAAACATATTCCCTACCGGATCGTAACGGATAGCCAAGGGAAGGAGCAATTGATTGTCTTCGCCTCACCAGGTCCGCGCAATCGCGGCTTACCGATGGTCCAGATGGGTACGGCTACGAAACCACTGAGAGATCTGATTATTAAACAACTTCTGATCTTCATCATGTTATCGCTGTTAGCCATGGTAGCCGGTCTTATTCTGTACACCAAGGTATTACGCCGGACGCTCGTTCCCCTGTCTAACATGGTGAATAAAGTACAGCAGATCGATGCAGGAAGTCTCGCAGATCGCCTTCCCGTCGTTCAGGGACAAGAAGAAGTGGACCAGCTCGCACTTTCATTCAATGGCATGCTTGAGAGGCTCGAGAACTCGTTTGAAGCGGAGCGGGAATCGAAAGATCAGATGCAGCGTTTCTTGTCCGATGCTTCTCATGAGCTGCGTACCCCTCTGACCTCCATTCATGGATTTATTGAAGTTCTGCAGCGGGGTGCAGCTACCAATCAAGATCAACTATATAAAGCGCTAGACAGCATGCACGGCGAATCGGTGCGAATTAACAAATTGGTCGAAGATTTATTGTTACTAACCAAGCTGGATCAGGCTCCAAAGCAGGAACAGGAAGTAATTCAGCTGGACAGTCTGTTACTCGAAATGCAACCACAACTGACCATGATGGCTCAGCGGAGGTCCATTCATCTCGACCTGACGGCTGCGGTCCATGTTCTGGCTGATCCTTATAAGCTGAAGCAGGTTGTGCTGAATCTGTTCCATAATGCGGTGCAGCACACCGATCCAGAGCATGGGGCCATCTCCATAACGTTATATGCCACGCACCATAAGGCTGAATTGTCCGTAAAGGATAACGGCATGGGCATTGAACCTGAACATCTGCCCCATATCTTTGAGCGATTTTACCGCACAAGCACTTCTCGTTCGCGAAAACAAGGGGGCGCAGGTCTCGGTCTCGCCATTACCCGCTCGATTGTGGAGTCGTATGGTGGGAAGATTACAGTACGAAGTCAGTTAGGCTTGGGAACGGAATTTATGATATTGATGCCACTGTATAAGGCTGATGTCTAG